A single Oncorhynchus kisutch isolate 150728-3 linkage group LG19, Okis_V2, whole genome shotgun sequence DNA region contains:
- the LOC109910150 gene encoding PDZ domain-containing protein 11 isoform X2, giving the protein MDQKIPYDDYQLPVVFLPSYESPPAWIAPQERIHHPDYNNELTQFLPRTIVLKKPPGAQLGFNIRGGKASQLGIFISKVVPDSDAHRAGLQEGDQVLSVNEADFQDIEHSRAVEILKTAREILMRLRFFPYNYQRQKERTVH; this is encoded by the exons ATGGACCAAAAAATCCCATATGATGACTACCAACTCCCTGTGGTCTTTTTACCTTCTTATGAGAGTCCCCCAGCATGGATAGCCCCTCAGGAG CGGATCCACCATCCTGACTACAACAATGAGCTGACCCAGTTCCTGCCACGCACCATTGTGTTGAAGAAACCTCCAGGGGCACAGCTAGGCTTCAACATCCGTGGGGGAAAGGCCTCCCAGCTGGGCATCTTCATCTccaag GTGGTCCCAGATTCGGACGCCCACAGGGCAGGGCTCCAGGAGGGAGATCAGGTGCTGTCTGTCAATGAGGCGGACTTCCAGGACATAGAGCACTCGAGG GCTGTAGAGATTCTGAAGACTGCCAGGGAGATTCTGATGAGGTTGCGCTTCTTTCCCTACA ACtaccagagacagaaggagaggactGTGCACTAG
- the LOC109910150 gene encoding PDZ domain-containing protein 11 isoform X1 — MDQKIPYDDYQLPVVFLPSYESPPAWIAPQERIHHPDYNNELTQFLPRTIVLKKPPGAQLGFNIRGGKASQLGIFISKVVPDSDAHRAGLQEGDQVLSVNEADFQDIEHSRVCDAVEILKTAREILMRLRFFPYNYQRQKERTVH, encoded by the exons ATGGACCAAAAAATCCCATATGATGACTACCAACTCCCTGTGGTCTTTTTACCTTCTTATGAGAGTCCCCCAGCATGGATAGCCCCTCAGGAG CGGATCCACCATCCTGACTACAACAATGAGCTGACCCAGTTCCTGCCACGCACCATTGTGTTGAAGAAACCTCCAGGGGCACAGCTAGGCTTCAACATCCGTGGGGGAAAGGCCTCCCAGCTGGGCATCTTCATCTccaag GTGGTCCCAGATTCGGACGCCCACAGGGCAGGGCTCCAGGAGGGAGATCAGGTGCTGTCTGTCAATGAGGCGGACTTCCAGGACATAGAGCACTCGAGGGTCTGTGAT GCTGTAGAGATTCTGAAGACTGCCAGGGAGATTCTGATGAGGTTGCGCTTCTTTCCCTACA ACtaccagagacagaaggagaggactGTGCACTAG
- the gdpd2 gene encoding glycerophosphoinositol inositolphosphodiesterase GDPD2, with product MMSEDSCGRKCCRVMYSCNWRQPSERKRKCSCCWLSVLTAVSLLTLFWMYVCLMAFNDREDVNWKAFSILKLWVNWFMVLIIIAAVLTVYCILLLVFALVQLALKEPLDLHCLHKLFLFLGVVFIALGTTGISLQWKKEWHTVLLSLQATAPFLQMGGVGALTLVSCLVFQCFQRTRRIASKILIMVVFAGVSVAIFLSPLLIQSPCLVEEKQLPPKPALIGHRGAPMLTPENTLMSFRRSVGCHVIAFETDVQLSKDRVPYLMHDHGSHFLRRTTDVLHKFPGKDFNHSTNLTWEELQELNAGDWFLKTDPFCSVSQLSEQEKKTAGNQSVPSLLQLLDLAKTHNTSVIFDLKNNDNNDTIDTVNTILKSGIPQDLILWLPPKHRVDVREVAPGFIQVYNDVSDMDLDRGDHLNVKYSALSATEIWELRSRNVSVNLWVVNEPWLFSLLWCSGANSVTTNACSLLQDMTQPDWTMRPDRYRMIWITVDLGSLLIMVTLFILQREREAKKGFSGWNQRELSLFLPSE from the exons ATGATGTCTGAGGACAGCTGTGGCCGAAAATGCTGCAGGGTAATGTATAGCTGCAACTGGAGGCAGCCCAGTGAGAGGAAACGAAAA TGTTCCTGCTGCTGGTTGTCGGTCCTTACCGCTGTGTCCCTGCTCACTCTCTTCTGGATGTACGTCTGTCTGATGGCTTTCAATGACCGTGAGGATGTCAACTG GAAGGCCTTTTCCATTCTTAAACTGTGGGTGAACTGGTTCATGGTGCTGATCATTATCGCTGCCGTACTGACCGTCTACTGCATCCTGCTACTG GTATTTGCACTGGTCCAACTTGCCTTGAAAGAGCCTTTGGACTTACACTGTCTACACAAG TTGTTCCTGTTTTTAGGTGTGGTCTTCATCGCCCTGGGCACCACTGGAATAAGCCTACAGTGGAAAAAAGAGTGGCACACTGTTCTCTTGTCATTACAG GCCACGGCTCCATTCctacagatgggaggggttggagCCCTGACCTTGGTAAGCTGCCTGGTGTTCCAGTGTTTCCAAAGGACCCGCAGAATAG CCTCTAAGATCCTCATCATGGTAGTGTTTGCTGGCGTGTCGGTGGCAATCTTCCTCAGCCCCCTCCTCATCCAATCCCCTTGTCTGGTGGAGGAGAAACAGCTGCCCCCTAAACCTGCCCTCATTGGTCATCGCGGAGCACCAATG cTAACCCCAGAGAACACCCTGATGTCGTTCAGGAGGAGTGTGGGGTGCCACGTGATCGCCTTTGAGACGGACGTGCAGCTCAG TAAGGACAGAGTTCCTTACCTGATGCATGACCACGGAAGCCATTTCCTGAGGAGGACTACAGATGTTCTACATAAGTTCCCTGGGAAAGACTTCAACCACAGCACAAACCTCACCTGGGAGGAGCTACAGGAATTAAACGCTGGTGATTGGTTCCTGAAG ACAGATCCGTTCTGCTCAGTCTCCCAGCTCTCAGAGCAGGAGAAGAAGACAGCTGGGAACCAGAGTGTTCCCTCCCTTCTACAGTTGCTGGACCTAGCCAAGACTCATAACACCTCTGTCATCTTTGACCTAAAAAATAACGACAACAATGACACTATCGACACCGTGAACACCATCCTCAAATCTGGCATCCCCCAAGACCTG ATCCTCTGGCTTCCCCCCAAACACAGGGTGGATGTGAGGGAGGTCGCACCAGGGTTCATACAGGTCTACAACGATGTGTCTGATATGGACCTTGACAGAGGAGACCATCTGAATGTCAAATACAGTGCTTTGAGTGCCACAGAGATTTG GGAGCTTAGGAGCAGGAATGTGTCAGTGAACCTGTGGGTGGTGAATGAACCATGGCTCTTCTCTCTGCTGTGGTGCTCGGGGGCCAACTCTGTGACCACCAACGCCTGCTCCCTCCTACAGGACATGACCCAGCCTGACTGGACAATG AGACCTGATAGATACAGAATGATATGGATCACAGTGGACCTGGGGTCATTGCTCATAATGGTCACACTGTTCATTTTACAGAG GGAAAGAGAAGCAAAGAAAGGATTTTCCGGCTGGAATCAGAGAGAATTGTCCCTCTTCTTACCCTCTGAATAG